Proteins co-encoded in one Opitutus terrae PB90-1 genomic window:
- a CDS encoding Tll0287-like domain-containing protein yields MKPRPIFSLLAATVVLALAVGLLRADEKAHKLTTVSTRKMADSLHAIIAADQRAYAELVAKSQGAAAERLPTHAQQLRQAAQAIQKKGAEFSYTLRSLTPINPNNGPQSDVEQTGLDFVAQHPEENYYREEELGGRSYFTAVYAERATLASCVECHNQHAGSPRRDWKAGDVMGAVVVRVPLEF; encoded by the coding sequence GTGAAACCTCGCCCAATTTTCTCGCTGCTCGCCGCCACCGTGGTTCTAGCGCTTGCGGTCGGATTGCTCCGTGCCGACGAGAAGGCGCACAAGCTGACGACGGTCAGCACCCGCAAGATGGCTGACTCGCTGCACGCGATCATCGCGGCCGACCAGCGCGCCTACGCGGAGCTCGTCGCGAAGTCGCAAGGCGCCGCGGCCGAGAGGCTGCCGACCCATGCGCAGCAGCTGCGGCAAGCGGCGCAGGCGATTCAGAAAAAGGGCGCCGAGTTTTCCTACACGCTGCGTTCGCTCACGCCGATCAATCCGAACAATGGTCCGCAATCCGACGTGGAGCAGACCGGCTTGGATTTCGTCGCGCAGCATCCGGAGGAAAATTACTACCGGGAAGAGGAGCTGGGCGGCCGCAGCTATTTCACCGCGGTGTATGCCGAACGCGCCACGCTCGCGTCCTGCGTGGAATGTCACAACCAGCACGCTGGCAGTCCGCGCCGCGATTGGAAAGCCGGCGACGTCATGGGCGCCGTCGTCGTGCGCGTGCCGCTGGAATTTTGA
- a CDS encoding nitrilase-related carbon-nitrogen hydrolase, whose amino-acid sequence MRYAVAACQTDFACPTDRREISARVDRMLAMIDGAVVGYRPFFPVRLVVFPEFAHAAPIYATVRELRDKLAVPVPNEHTARYHAKARELGIYIQTGTFIESDPAHPGVLFNTSCLIGPEGILTKYRKVNPWIPWEVHASPHDVPGYAEELFPVAQTELGNLGCAICYDWIFPEAIRALTLNGAEVLIRVSAYMDPWGATPPMDWWTVVNRCRALENLAYVVAANQGASLQHYGPFSWPGGSMVVDYDGRILAQADPGPGEKIVVAEIDLDALRAARARRLGHNPLAHLRREAYAPSAKTGYPAASFTAATDANGDRTVEENNAAIQSVIDQKPYAGR is encoded by the coding sequence ATGCGCTACGCCGTTGCCGCCTGCCAAACCGACTTCGCCTGCCCCACCGATCGCCGCGAGATTTCGGCCCGTGTCGACCGAATGCTGGCGATGATCGACGGCGCAGTCGTCGGCTACCGGCCGTTCTTCCCGGTCAGGCTCGTCGTGTTTCCCGAGTTCGCGCACGCCGCGCCGATCTACGCCACGGTGCGCGAACTCCGCGACAAGCTCGCGGTTCCAGTGCCGAACGAACACACCGCGCGCTACCACGCCAAGGCGCGCGAACTCGGGATCTACATTCAGACCGGGACCTTCATCGAATCCGACCCCGCCCACCCCGGTGTGCTGTTCAACACCTCGTGTTTGATCGGCCCCGAAGGCATCCTCACGAAATACCGGAAGGTGAATCCCTGGATTCCGTGGGAGGTTCACGCGAGCCCGCACGACGTGCCGGGCTACGCCGAGGAACTCTTCCCTGTCGCCCAGACGGAGCTCGGGAATCTCGGCTGCGCGATCTGCTACGACTGGATTTTCCCCGAGGCGATCCGCGCGCTCACGCTCAACGGCGCGGAGGTTTTGATCCGCGTCTCCGCCTACATGGATCCGTGGGGCGCCACACCGCCGATGGATTGGTGGACGGTCGTGAACCGCTGTCGCGCGCTGGAGAATCTCGCCTACGTCGTCGCCGCGAACCAGGGCGCGAGCCTGCAGCACTACGGTCCGTTCTCGTGGCCCGGCGGCAGCATGGTCGTCGACTACGACGGCCGCATTCTGGCGCAGGCCGATCCCGGTCCCGGCGAGAAGATCGTCGTGGCGGAAATCGATCTCGACGCGCTGCGCGCGGCGCGGGCCCGTCGGCTCGGTCACAATCCGCTCGCCCATCTGCGCCGCGAAGCCTACGCACCGTCGGCGAAGACCGGCTATCCCGCGGCGAGTTTCACGGCGGCCACCGACGCGAACGGCGATCGAACCGTCGAGGAAAATAACGCCGCGATCCAGAGCGTCATCGACCAAAAGCCCTACGCCGGTCGCTAA